The nucleotide window CAAAAAGCCTACGGCCTCGCCAACCGCGAAGCTCAAGTCGCCAACACCGTCGATACACGCTTCCGTCTCGGTTCGATGAACAAGATGTTTACGGCGGTCGCGATCGCGCAGCTGGTGCAACAGGGCAAACTCAAGTTCACCGACACGCTGGCGCATGCGCTTCCCGACTATCCCAACAAAGATGTCGCCAACAAGATCACGGTTGAGCAAATGCTCACGCACACTTCGGGCCTGGGCGATTTCTTCACTCCGGAATTCGACCAGAAAAAGGATTCGCTCCACGAGTTGAAGGACTACCTCCCCCTCTTCGTCAACAAGCCACTTGATTTCGAGCCCGGCAAGGACTGGCGTTACAGCAACGCCGGTTTTCTGGTGCTTGGCCTAATCATCGAGAAAGTCTCTGGCGAGAGCTACTACGATTACGTCAAGAAGCACATCTACGACGTCGCGGGGATGAAGGATTCGGGCAGCCCTCCGCCGACTGAGAAAGTTGCAAACCTGGCCGTGGGCTATACCCGCGGCGGTGATGAAGGTGAGGACGACCCAAAGGGACCGCTCAGACCGAACACTGGTTCGCTGCCCTGGCGAGGAAGTTCAGCGGGCGGCGGAGACTCCACCGTTGGCGATCTGCTGAAGTTCGACCAGGCGTTGCGAAGCAACCGTTTGCTATCGCCCGAGATGACTCGCCTCGTCACGACTGGCAAGGTTCATCCCCCGCAAATGCCGGAAGGCACACAATACGCTTATGGATTTGGAGAAAAAGTTGTCGACGGCAAGCGCGTGGTCGGCCACAACGGCGGCGCGCCCGGAATGAATGCCGAACTGGACATGCACCTGGATACCGGCTATACCGTCGTCGTGCTCGCCAATCGCGATCCCAGTGTGGCCGTGGATTGGGCGCGGTATATCACGGCGCGCCTGCCTTGACGGCTGCCTCAGGTTCATCTCCGTGCTGGCGAAACTCCTAACCACGGGGGTCACAGAGGACACGGAGAAAACCTGTCGCATTTCC belongs to Acidobacteriota bacterium and includes:
- a CDS encoding beta-lactamase family protein; the encoded protein is MKMLPVVTIVAVVWLATSPVSVLGQPKATAESAVQIPSTPVGKLLSQWLETFNSGDKDTIQKFQAEHLDPAEVKDPARRLGREMGLRQQTGGFELEKIESSTDRKITGIVKEQNSDRRARIMVAVSDSNPQWIGDFDVQLVGGPPQAQGPPPAKVPVDQLTKDVDGKLTELAAADKFSGAALLAKDGKIIWQKAYGLANREAQVANTVDTRFRLGSMNKMFTAVAIAQLVQQGKLKFTDTLAHALPDYPNKDVANKITVEQMLTHTSGLGDFFTPEFDQKKDSLHELKDYLPLFVNKPLDFEPGKDWRYSNAGFLVLGLIIEKVSGESYYDYVKKHIYDVAGMKDSGSPPPTEKVANLAVGYTRGGDEGEDDPKGPLRPNTGSLPWRGSSAGGGDSTVGDLLKFDQALRSNRLLSPEMTRLVTTGKVHPPQMPEGTQYAYGFGEKVVDGKRVVGHNGGAPGMNAELDMHLDTGYTVVVLANRDPSVAVDWARYITARLP